The DNA region CACGACGAGGAAGTCGATGCCAGCGCAACGGGCTTCCCGGTGCCGGGCTACGAGTGCAAGGTCGTCGACCCGGAGACCCGCGAGGAGGTCGAGCGCGGCGAGGCGGGCCTGCTCGCGGTCCGCGGCCCGACGGGCATCAGCTACTGGGGCCGCCCCGACAAGCAGGAGGAGGCGGTCGTCGACGGCTGGAGCTACCCCGGCGACATCTTCGCACACCGGCCCGACGGCCGCCTGGAGTACAAGTCCCGCCGCGACGACCTCATCATCTCCTCGGGGTACAACATTCCCGGCCCGGAGGTCGAGAACGTCGTTCAGGAGCTCGACGAGGTCGCGGAGGTCGCCGTCGTCGGCGCGCCCGACGAGCAGCGCGGCAAGATCGTCAAGGCGTTCGTCGTCACCGCCGACGGCGTCGAGGGGAGCGACGACCTCCGGGAGTCGATCCAGGACCACGTCAAGCAGACCTTGGCTCCGTACAAGTACCCACGGGCGGTGGAGTTCGTCCAGGAACTCCCGCGCACGGAGACCGGGAAGATCCAGCGGGTCAAACTCCGAGAGCGCGAAGAGGGGGAGAACTGACCGTCGCCTGGAACCGGACCATCCGACCGAGTCGCCCCGGGGACGCGAGCGCTTTTTGTTCCCCGCCGTGTTCCGACCAAGCGGATGACGAAACGGACATTCGAGGACATCGAGGAGGGCGCAGTCCACGACCTCGGCAGCTTCCGGGCCGAGGAGGCGGAGATGCGGGCGTTCGCCGAACGGTACGACCCGCAGCCGATCCACGTCGACCCCGAGGCCGCGGCCGACTCCATCTTTGGCGGCATCATCGCCAGCGGCTGGTACACCGCCTCGTGTTGCATGCGGCTGCTCGTCGACGGCTTCTTCAACGACACGGTGAGCATGGGCGCGTTCGGGATGGAGGAGCTCCGGTGGAAGACGCCGGTCCGCGCCGGCGACACCGTCGCGGTCGAGTTGGCGATCGCGAAGAAGACACAGTCCGACAGCCGCGACGATCGCGGCTACGTCGACGTCGACGTGACCGCGACCAACCAGGACGGCGAGGAGGTCGTCTACTGGCGCGCGACGAACATCATCGGGACCCGACAATGACCGGCGACCCGCCACCGACGCCGAATCCCACACCGACGCCGAATCCGCCAGCGACCCTGGTCGTCGACTTCCGCGGAGCAGCGGCGTGACGGTCGATCGGATCCCGGTCTCCTCGGGCGGTCCCGAGGGGACAAACAGCGCGTACGTGCTCCCCGATCGAGGGATACTCGTGGACCCCGGCCCGCCGGGCGAGGAGGCGTGGGCGGAACTGTGCGAGGGCCTGCGCGGCGCGGGCGTCGCACTCGACGCGATCGATCACGTCGTCGCCACGCACTGGCACGCTGATCACGTCGGCCTGACGACGCGGCTCGCGGCTGCTGCGGACGCGACGATCCACATGCACGAGCGCGACGCCCCGCTGCTGGCCGACTACGCCGCCGAACGCGAGCGTCGCCTGCGACGCGACGAGCGGACGATGCGCTCGTGGGGCGTCCCGGCCGACCTCGCGGCCGCCGTAGTCGACGGCGACGAGCCGTCACCGCTCCCCGACCGGACGCCGGTCGAGGCGCACGCCGACGGCGACGACATCGCGGGTGCGACCATGGTGCACACGCCGGGACACACCGCCGGTCACCTCGCGCTCGCGGTCGACGGCCACTTGTTCGTCGGCGACACGGTACTGCCGATGTACACCCCGAACGTCGGCGGCAGCGACACCAGGACGACGGACCCCCTCGCCTCGTTTCTCGACTCGCTCGACCGGCTGGACCGACTGGAAGCGACCGTACACCCCGGACACGGCACGACCGACGATCTCGCGGGCCGATCCGAGTCGATCCGCGAGCACCACCGAACGCGGAGCAGACGGGTGCTCGACCGGGCGTCGCGACTGGACCGGCCGACGCCGTGGGCGATCGCGACGGACCTGTTCGGGGAGATGCGAGGGGTCCACGCCAAGTTCGGTGCCGGCGAGGCCGCGGCCCACCTCGGGTACCTTGAGGGACACGGCGACGTGGAGCGCGTCGACGAGGAACCGCTCCGGTTCGAGTCCAGCCGCGAACCGGAGTCGGACCCGACAGCGTTCGAGTAGACCGGTCCACGGCTTCACGCCCCACTCACCCCCCACTCACGCCGGCGCTAGAGGTCCAGCGTCTCCGTCGCGATCGTGGTCCGCTGGATCTCGGACGTGCCGCCGATGATGCTGAGGATCTTCGCGTCGCGGTAGTACCGCTCCACGGGCATCCCCTTTTGATAGCCCTTCCCGCCGTGGACCTGGATCGCGTTGCGAGTGACGAACTCGGCGGCCTCGCTCCCCGCGAGCTTCGCGGCGCTGGACGCCCGGGTGTCGCCCTCGTCGGCCGCGATCGCCGCCGCCGAGGAGTACACGAGGTGTCGCGCACCCGCGAGCTGCTGGTACATGTCCGCTATCAACACCTGCACGGCCTGGTACTCGCCGACGGGACTGCCACCCTGTTCCCTGTCGCCGGCGTACGCCGTCGCCTCGTCGAAGGCGGCGCGCGCGATCCCCGCGCCGATCGCGCCCAATCCCGTGCGCGCCATGTCGATCGTCCCCATCGCGATGCGGAATCCGCCGCCGACTTCCCCGAGGAGGTTCTCGGTCGGGATCTCCACGCCGTCGAGCCTCGAGTCGCCGGTGACGTGGCCCCGCATGCCCATGTACTCGACGCGGTCGAACTCGAACCCCGGGGCGTCGTCGACGCCGGGGACGATGAACACGCTCACGCCGTGAGAGTCCTCGGGCTGCGGGCGCTTTCGCGCGACCACGAGGTGCACGTCGGCGACGCCGGCGTTCGTGCCGAACGCCTTCTCGCCGGTGAGGCGGTAGCCGTCGTCGGCATCCGTTCCCGCGTCCGCCTCCGCGACCGTGCTCAGTTCCGTCGGCGAACTCCCCGCGTCGGGCTCGGTGAGCAGCATCGCGCCGACCGCCGCTCCGGAGGCCATCCGCGGGAGGTACTCCTCGCGCTGGGCGTCGGTTCCGAACCGGGCGATCGGCAGCGCCGCGAACGTGTGCCCCTGGATCGTCTCCGCGACCGCGCCGCTCGTGGCGGCGATCCGCTCGACCGCGAGACAGTAGCCGAGGAAGTCGCTCGTCAGGCCTCCGTACTCCTCGGGAAGTAGGAGTCCCAGCAGCCCCCGGTCTCCGGCCTCCTCGATCACGTCCCGCGGGAACTCGTCGGAGGCTTCGATCTCCGCGGCCCGCGGCTCGACGACCTCCGTCGCGAACGCGTTCGCTCGGTCTCGGACGGTCCGATGGTTCTCACTCAGCGCCGACTCGATGAGATGCATGCTATCGGCTCCTCCCCGAACCCAGATAAACCTACGCGCGAGCGACCGCGCCGCCGACGGCTCCATCTCTCAGGAATGTCGTCCCGCGCCGCCGCCTCCCGGTTCACTCGTCGGCCAGCGCTTCGACGAGCGAGTCGATCGAGTACGACGACAGCGCGCGCGCGTCGTCGTACAGCGTCTCGATGACGTACGTCGAGTTGGTGCGCTCGACCGCGGGAACGCGCTCGAACTCCCGGAGCAGTCGCCCGACTGCGTCGTCGTCGGGCAGGTGCGCCACCGCGACGAAGTCCGTCTCACCCATCGTCGACAGCAGCGTCGTCACGCCCTCCAGGTCGGCGATCGTGCCGGCCACGTCGTCGTGGTCGCCCGCGTAGTCCGCGAGCACCTCCACCAGCACCGTCACGCCCAGGCCGAGGGCGTCGAGGTCGATGTCGTACAGGTCGTTGCGGATCACGCCCGCATCGCGGAGGTTGTTCAGGCGGTAGTGTACCGTCGACACGGGGATCCCCGTCTCCTCGCTGATCCGGTCGGGACTGCCAGTCCCGTGGTCCGCGATCGCCTTCAGGATCCGCAGGTCGCGCTCGTCCATACGTCTCTCCCCGTCCTCCACCCCGATAGTTCCAGCCCTCTCCAGGTGATCACCAGTCCGATCGAACTCGGTTCAACTGAGCGCGGGTGACCTCGCGGCCGCGGTCGTCGCGCTCGGGACGATCCTACTCGGTCGACCTCGACTCGGCTCCGGACGTTACTCTCGCTCCGCTCGGAGCGCGATGTCGCCGCTGGCCGCGACTGCGACCGCGACGCCGGCGTAGGTAAACGAGACGTAGACGCCTGCGTCGTCGGCCCCGTTTCCGGTCAGCACGTCGTTCAAGCCGTCTACGTCGATCCGATCCTCCAGCGGTGGGAGCGCCGTCGGGTCGCGACCGGTGACGGCCGCGACCGCCTCGATCACGGCGATACTCGGCTGCACATCGGGGTCGACCTCCGAGCGAAACGCGCGATCGGAGCCTTCGCGCTCGAGTTCACGCTCGCCCGACGCGGTCTGCTCGCTCGTCTCCGCGTCCCATCGGGGAGGCAGATCGTTTCGATCGGACCACGAGTCCATCGCGACGACCATAGCGGACCGACGGGTAAAAAGAGGCGGACTCTGGGGTGAGGGCGGTCGTCGACTCCTACCGAACGCCGGGACCGATCGAATCGGGACAGTCCCACCGACGCCTCCCGGGAACCAGGTGAGTACGGTGGGTACGCTGCCGCTTCCGGCGAGGAACGCCCCGCCTAACTTACTCGCAAGCGGGTGTGGATCGCCGTATGCATAACTCGTCCTCACCGAACTCGGATCGGTCGGAGTCGGTCGTCCCGGAATCGATCGACCCGATTTCGATCGCGTCGGGCAGCCTCACGCGTCTCGAGCTCTCGTTGTGGCGCGCGCTGAAGACGACCGACGAGCCGGAGTCGCGGTATCACATCCGGACCGCGTTGCAGCACGTCGAGGTGGTCCGAACTGCGGGCGCACCCGACGGCGATGCCGAACGCACGACGGGAGACGAGCAGCGATAGTCCGTCCGAGGGACGGATCGATCCGGGAGGGCCGACATCAGCGAAGTCGCTCGAACGGTCGGGTCGATACCCGATCGAGTCGATACCCGGGTCAGACCGACCGCGGCCGATCACCCCGCGGCTCGGGTCACACCCGGTCGTCGAGGCTCACAACGTCGTCGCGGCCGACGACCATGAACGCGTCCTCGCGGAGCATGTCCTCGTCCGTCGGCAACACGATCACCTCCTCTCCCCCGCTGGTCGAGGTCGGGATGAAGTCCAGGTCGAGGAGCCGGTAGCCGAGGTCGTCGATCGGGTCGGGATTCGGCGGGAGCTCTCGCCAGTCCTCGTTCACGAACGGCACCGTCATAGCCCTCGTTCGACGGTGAACGTCGCGTCGCCGTCGACGGTCACTTCGGTGATGTCGCCGTCGAACCGGTAGGCGTCGACGCCGCCGCCGACGAGGCCGATCACCTTGCCGTCGCGGGCGATGTCGCGGATCCGATCCCAACCGGCACCGTCCTCGGTGACTCGGCTCGCCTCCGTGTCGCGGACGACCTCGCCGCTGACGGTGAACGTGTAGTTCGTCGGCGAGTCGGCGTCCTGGCCGTCGACGAGCACGCGCTTCGAGAACTCCTCGACGCCCGGGTCGTCCGTGCGGTCGCCGTCGCCTCCGGCGTCGGCGTCGCCCGATCCGTCGTCGGTCGAGTCGTCGCCTCCGTCGACGCCGGTTCCGCCGTCGTCCGTCCGATCGTCGTCGCCGTCGCCGTCGGCGATTCCGGTTCCGCCGTCGTCGGTCCGACCGCCGTCCGTCGAGTCGTCGCCCGTGGAGTCGTCGCCGGTCGACCCGTCGTCGGTATCGCTACCGTCCGTCGATCCGTCGTCGGTCGATCCACCCTCGTCGGTGTCCGGACCGCCGTTCACCAGTTCCTCGAACGTCGTGGTCGTGCCGTCGAGCGATACGGAGTACTCGTAGCCGTCGTCGACGAGGTAGTCGGTCACCTCGCCGTCGAAGCGGAACGAGTCCAGTTCGCCCGGCTTCAGGTCGTTGACGACGAGCGTCGAGGAGCCGTCGTCGTTGCGGACGACGTCCTCGTCGCGCGGGTCGGCGGTCTCTCCGTACGTCGCGCCGCCGGAGACGTCGATCCGCATGTCGAAGTCGCCGACGCGCGCGTCCGCCGACACCGGATTGTCCTCGCCCGCCTGAAGGACGATCGTGTGCTCGTAGTCGGCCGGATCGTCGGACCCGGTGTCCTCCTCCTCGGAGGACGATCGTCCCCACGGGCCGACGCCGGCGGCGACGCCGTCGATCTCGTCGGCAGCGTCGTAGCCGGTGACCTCGGAGGGAAGCGGGAACGTCGCGGACGCCTCGGTGAAGCCGCTTCCGGAGAAGTCGGGCTCGACGGCTCGGCTGCCCGAGCCCTCGACCGTGCAGTTCTCGATCGTCACGTCGCAGGCACCGTTGCTCTTGTCGCGAACGAGATCCCCGTCGGAGTCGTTGTAGAACGCGCAGTCGCGGATCGTGACGTTCGACCCGGCCGCGCCGTCGTGGATCTCGATCATGTCGGCCGTGCCGTCGACGTCGAGGAAGATGAGGGAACAGTTCTCGATGACGAAGTTCCCCTGTTGGCGCATCCGGATCCCCCGTGCGTACGGATAGTTGGTGTCGTCGTACGCGGGCGTCTCGGTCACGGCGATCAGACAGTTACGGATGTACGTCGTCGCGGTCTCGTCCGACTCGCGGTGGCCGATCCGGATGTTCGCGATGTTGTTGTTGACCGCCGCGCAGTTCTCGTACGTCATCGGCATCTTGTCGGTGTACGCGCCGTTGTTGGCCATCCACGCCCACGCCGAGTTGCGCACGGTCGCACGCTCGCCGCCGGAGGGGTTGTACAGCGCGCGGTCCTCGCTCCGCTGACCGCCCTCCGGCCAGACGAAGCCGTCGAGCACAGCGCCGTCACGGATGTCGATCCCCGCCTTCGACGAGGGGTTCGACCCGCGGAGGACGACGTTCTCGAGGGTCCCGCGCATGCTCCCGTCCATCGTCCCCGACTCGAGGTTCACGACCACGTCGCCGGGGTCGCCCTGCCCGACGATCCGCGTGTCCGAGCCGATACTGAGGTCGTCGCCGTCCCAGCTGTACTCGCCGGCCGGGACCGCCACGTCGCCCGACTGAGTCAGGTACCGGTTGAAGTCGCCCGCCGCGGCCGCCCGGTCGGCCAGCAGGCCGGCCCCGCCGAGCGTCGCGAACGCGCCGACCCCCTTCAGCAGCGTCCGCCTGCTGGTCGCGCCGGTAGCCTCGTCGTTCGCCTCGGTAGGCGCTTCGTTACTCGCGTCCGTCTCCTTGTGGCTGTTAGCCATGGAGCGGAAGGATGTACCTACCAAGAAGAAGGATACGACGCGATCGAGACAGAACGTCGATAGGATACGGCTACTTGCGGTCGAGAGGCAGTAAGCTGGACATGTCGTAGATACACAATTGCTACCAGTTCGATACCGAAGTAGTATGCTCGAGCTAGTGCGCGTCGACGCGGCGGGGCCGTGATCTCCGATTCAGTAGCACGCTGTGTACGCCGGTACGAAGAGTGTACGGCACGGTAAGGTGGCCGTTCGTCCCGGTAGGGTCGTCGTGGCGAGCACTCCTTCGGTTACGAAACTTGTACCGGACCCCATTCACGACGAGTCCGGTCGGCCACGCCGTGACCGGTCGGCTGACCATAACAAAGGTCGGTGCTCGGGTGGTCTCGGCCGTGAGTGACAGAGGAGACTCCCGGATGCGAACGCTCCTGATCGGGGTCGACGGCGTCTGTCGGCCGGTGTTGGACCCGTTGTTCGAGCGCGACGTGGTCCCGGCGCTGGAGTCGCTGTTCGAGCGCGGCGCGGGGGGAGATCTCGACTCCCAGTTGCCGCCGTGGACGCCCAGCGCGTGGCCCTCGCTGTACACCGGCGTCAATCCGGGCAAGCACGGGGTCTTCGATTTCCTGCGATTCGACGGCTACGACTGGTCGCTGGTCGACCGGACCGACGTGCGCGAGCACGCGCTGTGGGAACTGCTCGACCGCCACGACCTCACCAGCGTCGTGGTGAACGTCCCGGTGACCGGCCCCGCGAGGCCGTTCGACGGCGCGCTCGTCCCCGGCTACATCTCCCCCGAAGAGCCCGAGTGCCACCCCGAGGGGGTGCTCGCGGAGCTCCGAGCCGAGTTGGGCGACTATCGGGTGTACGCGCCCGCCGGCCGCGACGACGACGAGCGAGTCGAGTGGTACGAACGCCTTACCGCCATGCGCGGGGCCGCCTTCCGCCACCTCGCCGAGGAGTACGACCCCCACTTCGGGTTCGTCCAGTTCCAACAGACTGACACCGTGTTCCACGAGTCGCCCGAGGACGGGGAGGCCGTCGAGGGGGTGTTCGCCGCCGTCGACGACGAGATCGACGCGATCCTCGAGGCGTGTTCGCCCGACACCGTGATCGTCGCCAGCGATCACGGGATCGGCCCGTACGACGGCTACGAGTTCCGCGTCAACAGCTTCCTCGCGGAGCGCTCGCTCGTCCGGACGACGCGGGGCGAGGGCGGCATGCCCTCGTGGGGGGACCTGGCCAGATCCGGGACCGACGGCCCGTCGCTGGCGACTCGGCTCGTCCGGGCGGCCTCGGCCGTCGGGCTGACGAGCCAGCGGCTCGGCCGCCTGCTGTCGGCGCTCGGACTCGACGACATCGTGCTCGATCGCGTCCCGAAGTCGACGGTCCACGCGGCGACCGAGCGCGTCGACTTCCCGGCTTCGACCGCGTACATGCGCTCGCGCACGGAGATGGGCATCCGGATCAACGTGGCGGGTCGCGACCCCGAGGGAGTCGTCCCGCCCGACGAGTACGCCGACGTGCGCGAGGAGCTCATCGAGTCGCTCTCCGCCGTGCGGACGCCGGACGGCGAGCCGGCGTTTTCGGCCGTGCTGCCGCGCGAGGCCGTGTTCGACGGGCCGCACGTGGAGGAGGCGGTCGACGTCGTGACCGTTCCCAACGACTTCGACACGTACCTCTCGGCGGCGCTTCGGGGCGAACAGTTCGGGCCGCCGTCTGAGCCGTGGAACCACAAGCCGACGGGGATCGTCGCCCTCGCGGGCGACGGCGTCGACTCGGACGCGTCGCTGTCGGGCGCGCACCTGTTCGACGTGGCACCGACCGTGCTGTCGACGATGGGCGTCCCGCCCAGCGATCGGATGGACGGCGACACGCTCGAACCGGTGTCCGCCGAGCCGGCGGCGGCGTACCCGCCGTTCTCGTCTCGCCGTCCGATCGGGGAGAACAGCGGTGACGGCGTCGAGGCCGACCACGACGGGGCCGTCGCAGACCGACTCGCGACGCTGGGCTATCTTGAGGGGAGTCGATGAGCATCGAGGTGCGCCCCGTCGAGGACGACGACGCCTGGGACGGCTACCTGGCCCACGCGAGGACGGCCACGCCGTTTCACCGCGCGGCCGCGCTCGACGTGCTCGCGTCGGCCGCCGACGCCCGGCTCCACCGCCTCGCGGGGTTCAAGGGACAGGAGCCGGTCGGCGTGTTCCCCGTCTTCGAGGTTGACCGCGGCCCGGTGACGGGCGCGTTCTCGCCGCCGCCGGACCTGAAGGTGCCGTACCTCGGTCCGTCGCTGGTCGTCCGGGGAGACCCGCCGAAGCGCAGGCGACTCGACCGCCAGCACCACGCGTTCATCGAGGCCGCCCTCGACCACCTCACGGAGCGGGTCGATCCGGGCCTGGTCCAGGTGCGAACGCCGCCCGGCTACGACGACGTACGGGCCTTCTCGTGGCGGAGTCACGAGGTGGTGCCGCGGTACACGTACGTCGTCGACCTGGAGCGCGGGACCGACGACCTGCTCGCGAGTTTCAGTTCGGACGCCCGACGAAACGTCACCGACGAGTACGACGCGTCGTACTCGATCCGCCCGGGGACGCCCGAGGACATCCGTCGGATCGTCGCCCAGACCGCCGCACGCCACGCCGCACAGGACGAACCCTTCCCCGTCGACGCCGACTTCGTCGTCGACCTCCACGAGGCGACCGACGAGGGCGTCGTCCGGCCGCTCGTCTGTCGGGTCGACGGCGAGTTCGCCGGCGGGACCGTGTGCCTCGAGGGGGAGACGACGGCGATCCGGTGGCTCGGGTCGGCGACGCCGTCGGTCGATCTGCCGGCAAACGACCTGCTCGATTGGACGTACTGCCGGGCCGCGGCCGGCCGGGGCGTGACGGCGTTCGACCTCGCGGGGGCCAACACCCCGCGAATCGCCGAGTACAAGGCGAAGTTCGCGCCCGATCTGGTGCCGTACTACCGCGCGCGGAACTGTTCGCGGACCATGGACGTGGCCGTCTCGCTGTACGACAAGATCCGATAACAGGCACGGCCTTCGTGCTGTACAACCGTCGGCTATCCCCCCGTCGACGCTCCGGTTCGGTGCCGTCGTTACCGCTCGACCTCGAGCTCGAGCCAGCCGTCGGAGGAGACGCGCACGTCGACGCCGGCGTACTCGAACGTCACGTCGACCGAGGACGCCGACTCGGTCACGAGCGCGTCGAGCGCGTCGCCGTCGACCGACTCGTTGAGAACGTCCAGCTCCGTCTGATCGCGTCCGGTCGCGTCTGCGACCGCGACGACGACCGCCGTGCTCGGACTCTCGAAGTCCGTCCAGTCCGTTCGGTGAACGAGCCCGGCACCGCTGCCCGAGGTGAGTGTGGTGTCTCTCGTCATGTATTCCCAGCTGCTCTACCCCGTCTACCTGGTTCTTGATGTTAAGTAGTTCGGATCGATTCCGGAAAAGTATAATAAATCATATACAATTACCTCGTGGTATTCGGGGTTCTTCTCCACGAATTCACCATCGTACGGCGTCGGACGCCACAGTATATATTTGTTTTGTCATTACGATCAGCGGCCGAATTTAGCCGGGTGCAAATACATAAATAGCGGTCGCCGCGTCCGACTCCGCTACGGTTC from Halobaculum sp. CBA1158 includes:
- a CDS encoding HalOD1 output domain-containing protein, whose product is MQPSIAVIEAVAAVTGRDPTALPPLEDRIDVDGLNDVLTGNGADDAGVYVSFTYAGVAVAVAASGDIALRAERE
- a CDS encoding Lrp/AsnC family transcriptional regulator, producing the protein MDERDLRILKAIADHGTGSPDRISEETGIPVSTVHYRLNNLRDAGVIRNDLYDIDLDALGLGVTVLVEVLADYAGDHDDVAGTIADLEGVTTLLSTMGETDFVAVAHLPDDDAVGRLLREFERVPAVERTNSTYVIETLYDDARALSSYSIDSLVEALADE
- a CDS encoding alkaline phosphatase family protein, with product MRTLLIGVDGVCRPVLDPLFERDVVPALESLFERGAGGDLDSQLPPWTPSAWPSLYTGVNPGKHGVFDFLRFDGYDWSLVDRTDVREHALWELLDRHDLTSVVVNVPVTGPARPFDGALVPGYISPEEPECHPEGVLAELRAELGDYRVYAPAGRDDDERVEWYERLTAMRGAAFRHLAEEYDPHFGFVQFQQTDTVFHESPEDGEAVEGVFAAVDDEIDAILEACSPDTVIVASDHGIGPYDGYEFRVNSFLAERSLVRTTRGEGGMPSWGDLARSGTDGPSLATRLVRAASAVGLTSQRLGRLLSALGLDDIVLDRVPKSTVHAATERVDFPASTAYMRSRTEMGIRINVAGRDPEGVVPPDEYADVREELIESLSAVRTPDGEPAFSAVLPREAVFDGPHVEEAVDVVTVPNDFDTYLSAALRGEQFGPPSEPWNHKPTGIVALAGDGVDSDASLSGAHLFDVAPTVLSTMGVPPSDRMDGDTLEPVSAEPAAAYPPFSSRRPIGENSGDGVEADHDGAVADRLATLGYLEGSR
- a CDS encoding HalOD1 output domain-containing protein translates to MTRDTTLTSGSGAGLVHRTDWTDFESPSTAVVVAVADATGRDQTELDVLNESVDGDALDALVTESASSVDVTFEYAGVDVRVSSDGWLELEVER
- a CDS encoding MaoC family dehydratase encodes the protein MTKRTFEDIEEGAVHDLGSFRAEEAEMRAFAERYDPQPIHVDPEAAADSIFGGIIASGWYTASCCMRLLVDGFFNDTVSMGAFGMEELRWKTPVRAGDTVAVELAIAKKTQSDSRDDRGYVDVDVTATNQDGEEVVYWRATNIIGTRQ
- a CDS encoding acyl-CoA dehydrogenase family protein, whose product is MHLIESALSENHRTVRDRANAFATEVVEPRAAEIEASDEFPRDVIEEAGDRGLLGLLLPEEYGGLTSDFLGYCLAVERIAATSGAVAETIQGHTFAALPIARFGTDAQREEYLPRMASGAAVGAMLLTEPDAGSSPTELSTVAEADAGTDADDGYRLTGEKAFGTNAGVADVHLVVARKRPQPEDSHGVSVFIVPGVDDAPGFEFDRVEYMGMRGHVTGDSRLDGVEIPTENLLGEVGGGFRIAMGTIDMARTGLGAIGAGIARAAFDEATAYAGDREQGGSPVGEYQAVQVLIADMYQQLAGARHLVYSSAAAIAADEGDTRASSAAKLAGSEAAEFVTRNAIQVHGGKGYQKGMPVERYYRDAKILSIIGGTSEIQRTTIATETLDL
- a CDS encoding right-handed parallel beta-helix repeat-containing protein, encoding MANSHKETDASNEAPTEANDEATGATSRRTLLKGVGAFATLGGAGLLADRAAAAGDFNRYLTQSGDVAVPAGEYSWDGDDLSIGSDTRIVGQGDPGDVVVNLESGTMDGSMRGTLENVVLRGSNPSSKAGIDIRDGAVLDGFVWPEGGQRSEDRALYNPSGGERATVRNSAWAWMANNGAYTDKMPMTYENCAAVNNNIANIRIGHRESDETATTYIRNCLIAVTETPAYDDTNYPYARGIRMRQQGNFVIENCSLIFLDVDGTADMIEIHDGAAGSNVTIRDCAFYNDSDGDLVRDKSNGACDVTIENCTVEGSGSRAVEPDFSGSGFTEASATFPLPSEVTGYDAADEIDGVAAGVGPWGRSSSEEEDTGSDDPADYEHTIVLQAGEDNPVSADARVGDFDMRIDVSGGATYGETADPRDEDVVRNDDGSSTLVVNDLKPGELDSFRFDGEVTDYLVDDGYEYSVSLDGTTTTFEELVNGGPDTDEGGSTDDGSTDGSDTDDGSTGDDSTGDDSTDGGRTDDGGTGIADGDGDDDRTDDGGTGVDGGDDSTDDGSGDADAGGDGDRTDDPGVEEFSKRVLVDGQDADSPTNYTFTVSGEVVRDTEASRVTEDGAGWDRIRDIARDGKVIGLVGGGVDAYRFDGDITEVTVDGDATFTVERGL
- a CDS encoding GNAT family N-acetyltransferase; its protein translation is MSIEVRPVEDDDAWDGYLAHARTATPFHRAAALDVLASAADARLHRLAGFKGQEPVGVFPVFEVDRGPVTGAFSPPPDLKVPYLGPSLVVRGDPPKRRRLDRQHHAFIEAALDHLTERVDPGLVQVRTPPGYDDVRAFSWRSHEVVPRYTYVVDLERGTDDLLASFSSDARRNVTDEYDASYSIRPGTPEDIRRIVAQTAARHAAQDEPFPVDADFVVDLHEATDEGVVRPLVCRVDGEFAGGTVCLEGETTAIRWLGSATPSVDLPANDLLDWTYCRAAAGRGVTAFDLAGANTPRIAEYKAKFAPDLVPYYRARNCSRTMDVAVSLYDKIR
- a CDS encoding MBL fold metallo-hydrolase — encoded protein: MTVDRIPVSSGGPEGTNSAYVLPDRGILVDPGPPGEEAWAELCEGLRGAGVALDAIDHVVATHWHADHVGLTTRLAAAADATIHMHERDAPLLADYAAERERRLRRDERTMRSWGVPADLAAAVVDGDEPSPLPDRTPVEAHADGDDIAGATMVHTPGHTAGHLALAVDGHLFVGDTVLPMYTPNVGGSDTRTTDPLASFLDSLDRLDRLEATVHPGHGTTDDLAGRSESIREHHRTRSRRVLDRASRLDRPTPWAIATDLFGEMRGVHAKFGAGEAAAHLGYLEGHGDVERVDEEPLRFESSREPESDPTAFE